In a genomic window of Procambarus clarkii isolate CNS0578487 chromosome 10, FALCON_Pclarkii_2.0, whole genome shotgun sequence:
- the LOC138363052 gene encoding gamma-secretase subunit Aph-1-like yields the protein MTVAQFFGCALIAFGPPISMFAITIATDPIRTIMLVASSFFWLLALLFSSILYSAVTQLNNALIFGVVFSVLCQELFRFLWFLVIKKAEGGLRKVSDGNLQIVENKHILAYVSGLGFGMIAGAFSLVNVLADMTGPGTIGLKGDPLNFFVASAITSLAFIMLHVFWGILFVNAIHRRAYLQLAYVVLCHLLASCITLMNPAYSVTIPTVWILTILSGMLAFIVAGGSLRTIKAAFNGHSRVLQVTTTDDSIPTASEGGI from the exons ATGACGGTTGCACAGTTCTTCGGATGTGCGCTGATCGCCTTCGGTCCACCTATATCCATGTTTGCCATCACTATCGCCACTGACCCCATCAGGACTATTATGCTGGTAGCCAG CTCTTTCTTCTGGCTTCTCGCATTGCTGTTCTCATCCATTCTTTACAGCGCggtcactcaattaaataatgcaCTCATCTTTGGGGTGGTGTTTTCCGTCTTATGCCAAGAACTATTTCG GTTTCTGTGGTTTttagttatcaaaaaggcagagggaGGTCTGAGGAAGGTGAGCGATGGGAATCTTCAAATCGTGGAGAACAAACACATTTTAGCCTATG TGTCTGGACTAGGCTTTGGTATGATCGCTGGTGCCTTTTCTCTGGTGAATGTTTTGGCTGACATGACTGGACCAGGAACTATTGGGCTTAAAGGAGACCCCCTCAATTTCTTTGTGGCATCAGCCATAACCAGTTTGGCATTCATTATGCTCCATGTGTTTTGGGGCATTCTCTTTGTCAACGCTATCCATCGACGTGCATACCTGCAGCTGGCCTATGTTGTTCTTTGTCACTTGTTGGCTTCCTGCATT ACATTGATGAATCCTGCATATTCAGTCACCATCCCAACGGTTTGGATCCTTACAATTCTCTCCGGAATGTTGGCTTTCATTGTGGCAGGCGGATCACTAAGGACTATAAAGGCTGCCTTCAATGGTCACTCCAGAGttctacaggtcaccacaactgATGACAGTATTCCAACAGCAAGTGAAGGGGGAATATGA